The proteins below are encoded in one region of Carettochelys insculpta isolate YL-2023 chromosome 32, ASM3395843v1, whole genome shotgun sequence:
- the LOC142004872 gene encoding olfactory receptor 1M1-like, which translates to MEKAEGRNQTPIAEFILLGFGEVGELQPLVFLLFLVLYIVTLAANVLIVVLVVADQHLHTPMYFFLGNLACLETCYTSIFLPRLLTSLLTGDRTISIKGCIVQLYFFAFMSTIENLLLAAMSYDRYLAICHPLRYAPLMNGRVCCQLVAGSWISSMMICGIGFIFLFQLTFCESKEIDHFFCDLTPILKLACDDTRMLQLLVFIQSAVVMIVPCLLTLASYICIIITILQIPSSTGRRKAFSTCSSHLTVVVFYYGILITVYAVPAVNTPNVLHKILSVFYTALSPMINPFIYCLKNKEVNECIRKAILKLATFRNRDIIRKAVF; encoded by the coding sequence ATGGAGAAAGcggaaggaagaaatcaaacgCCCATTGCTGAGTTCATCCTCTTAGGGTTTGGGGAAGTCGGTGAGCTGCAGCCTCTTGTTTTCCTGCTGTTCCTTGTGCTCTACATTGTGACTTTGGCTGCAAATGTCCTCATTGTTGTACTCGTTGTGGCAGATCAgcaccttcacacccccatgtacttcttcctgggGAATTTGGCCTGCCTGGAGACCTGCTACACATCCATCTTCCTGCCCAGGCTGCTCACCAGTCTCCTAACTGGGGACAGAACCATTTCCATTAAGGGCTGCATTGTGCAATTATATTTCTTTGCTTTCATGTCAACTATAGAAAATCTGCTGCTCGCTGCTATGTCTTATGATcggtatttagcgatatgccatcCCCTCCGCTATGCTCCTCTGATGAACGGCAGGGTTTGTTGCCAGCTAGTAGCAGGGTCCTGGATAAGTAGCATGATGATCTGTGGTATAGGATTTATATTCTTGTTCCAATTAACATTCTGTGAGTCCAAggaaattgaccatttcttttgcGATTTGACACCTATCCTAAAGCTGGCCTGTGATGATACCAGGATGCTGCAATTATTGGTATTTATTCAATCTGCCGTAGTGATGATTGTGCCCTGTCTACTAACTCTGGCATCCTACATTTGTATCATTATCACCATCCTTCAAATCCCATCATCCACAGGGAGGAGAAAAGcattttccacctgctcctctcacctcactGTGGTGGTGTTTTACTATGGGATCCTGATCACTGTctatgcagttccagctgtgaACACTCCAAATGTCCTCCACAAAATCCTTTCTGTCTTCTACACAGCTCTGAGTCCCATGATCAACCCTTTCATCTACTGCCTGAAAAACAAGGAGGTCAATGAATGCATAAGGAAAGCTATTCTTAAACTGGCTACTTTCAGAAACAGGGATATCATCAGAAAGGCGGTATTTTAA